One window of Solwaraspora sp. WMMA2056 genomic DNA carries:
- a CDS encoding enoyl-CoA hydratase-related protein gives MSIMIDKADRVVTVTLCRPQVRNALDTATVDELVTALTPLDRDPGVGCFVVTGSAPAFAAGADIREMAGKSFLDVASTDHFAGWDAFAALRTPKIAAVAGYALGGGCELAMMCDLIFAAEDARFGQPELSLGVMPGMGGTQRLTRLVGRARAMDLILTGRQVDAVEAERFGLVSRVVPADRLLAEAQAAAATIAARSKLATQLAREAVAQAEEVGLSAGVLFERRVFHSLFATGDQREGMAAFVDKRPARFTGR, from the coding sequence ATGAGCATCATGATCGACAAGGCCGACCGGGTGGTCACGGTGACGCTGTGCCGCCCGCAGGTACGGAACGCGCTGGACACCGCGACGGTGGACGAGCTGGTGACGGCGCTGACTCCGCTGGACCGCGACCCCGGGGTGGGCTGCTTCGTCGTCACCGGCTCGGCGCCGGCGTTCGCGGCCGGCGCCGACATCCGGGAGATGGCCGGGAAGTCGTTCCTCGACGTCGCGTCGACCGACCACTTCGCCGGCTGGGACGCGTTCGCCGCGCTGCGCACCCCGAAGATCGCCGCGGTGGCCGGGTACGCACTCGGCGGTGGCTGCGAGCTGGCCATGATGTGCGACCTGATCTTCGCGGCCGAGGACGCCCGCTTCGGCCAGCCGGAGCTGAGCCTCGGGGTGATGCCCGGAATGGGCGGCACCCAGCGGCTGACCCGGCTGGTGGGTCGGGCGCGGGCGATGGACCTGATCCTGACCGGCCGGCAGGTCGACGCCGTGGAGGCGGAGCGGTTCGGTCTGGTGTCGCGGGTGGTGCCGGCGGACCGGCTGCTCGCCGAGGCGCAGGCCGCGGCGGCCACCATCGCGGCCCGGAGCAAGTTGGCGACGCAGCTGGCCCGCGAGGCGGTCGCCCAGGCCGAGGAGGTCGGCCTGAGCGCCGGCGTGCTGTTCGAGCGCCGGGTCTTCCACAGCCTGTTCGCCACCGGGGACCAACGCGAGGGCATGGCGGCGTTCGTCGACAAGCGACCGGCCCGGTTCACCGGGCGCTGA
- a CDS encoding response regulator transcription factor codes for MDDLPGGTSGHLLVVENDPDVAGTLVAPLRVDGYRIDLARDGQQGLHLALCQRYQVIVLARRLPVIDGMDLVGRLRRRAVAARVLLVSTLADPAERVRGLDAGADDYLVRPFDVAEFRARVRALTRRRFDTAELVPIGAAQLDLAQRRVRLPDGHQVALSAREFALIRLLATHPRTVHSRGQLRHRVFGAGRSPTTVDTYVHYLRRKLGDGVVRTVHGLGYQIGTL; via the coding sequence CGGCCACCTGCTCGTCGTCGAGAACGATCCGGACGTCGCCGGCACGCTCGTCGCGCCGCTGCGCGTCGACGGCTACCGGATCGACCTGGCCCGCGACGGCCAGCAGGGCCTGCATCTTGCGCTGTGCCAGCGGTACCAGGTGATCGTCCTCGCCCGGCGGCTGCCGGTGATCGACGGTATGGACCTGGTCGGGCGGTTACGTCGCCGCGCGGTCGCCGCCCGGGTGCTGCTGGTCAGCACCCTGGCCGATCCGGCCGAACGGGTCCGTGGCCTGGACGCCGGTGCCGACGACTACCTGGTCAGGCCGTTCGACGTGGCCGAGTTCAGAGCCCGGGTCCGGGCACTGACCCGCCGTCGGTTCGACACCGCCGAGCTGGTCCCGATCGGTGCGGCGCAGCTCGATCTGGCCCAACGCCGGGTACGCCTGCCCGACGGCCACCAGGTCGCGCTCAGCGCCCGGGAGTTCGCGCTGATCCGGCTGCTGGCCACCCATCCCCGGACGGTGCACAGCCGGGGACAGCTGCGCCACCGGGTGTTCGGCGCCGGTCGTTCCCCGACCACAGTGGATACCTACGTGCACTACCTGCGCCGCAAACTCGGCGACGGCGTCGTGCGGACGGTGCACGGGCTCGGGTACCAGATCGGCACCCTGTGA